The following are from one region of the Ptychodera flava strain L36383 chromosome 15, AS_Pfla_20210202, whole genome shotgun sequence genome:
- the LOC139151547 gene encoding ankyrin repeat and SOCS box protein 10-like, producing the protein MLFSVELELAPVVDKLKWMYRGHGRRHIGRNKTRGKYRTNKCWMLTEADGMHTSKEVDNGSVDKEMEKMVYLCKTWDKIPGQLQCKVKEYCFKIIKGDDVEKLQCLLNAGFSPTTEFKVDVFMECFIESRDYKENFDSDDQYELDDPGLHPGLHPGVYTALEVAISKSSVKCVKYLLANGVDPSKPTTQNVSPLSLACCSDHICEIVELLVRKGARFETDKSLLVCFAIYGCLKCVQLFIDCGADLDVCIAGFNGALHVLAVPQSYESHAVAKLLLEHGCNVDLPDKEGKTPLSVAIRTGNVKGAEILLEHNANVNLHCIKQALHTAFNYGCVNCVNAIIPKLDDLFYLDDEDGSSILDIALINSSSYVHSHCNYTPEGQESFIDPIPYISKLLIYGARTSIFWSSHLRDLLQNPKLSIEPIGAAVNSFRTFNLDLRGCPIPEDKLKQHPDFYKKLLNLQFTPRSLQHQCRSFLTQHLNHNYYQQVIQYDIPANLKSYLLFRDPANLD; encoded by the coding sequence AAAACCAGGGGGAAATATCGCACAAACAAATGTTGGATGTTGACAGAAGCTGACGGCATGCATACCAGTAAAGAGGTAGACAATGGCAGTGTGGATAAGGAGATGGAGAAGATGGTATATCTGTGCAAAACATGGGATAAAATACCGGGTCAACTTCAATGTAAAGTCAAAGAATACTGCTTTAAAATCATCAAGGGTGATGATGTTGAGAAACTACAGTGCTTGTTGAATGCTGGGTTCAGTCCAACCACTGAATTCAAAGTGGATGTGTTCATGGAATGTTTCATTGAAAGTCGTGATTACaaagaaaattttgatagtGATGATCAGTATGAGCTAGATGACCCTGGTCTTCATCCTGGTCTTCATCCTGGTGTCTATACAGCTTTGGAAGTCGCCATTTCCAAATCAAGTGTCAAATGTGTAAAGTATTTACTTGCAAACGGTGTCGACCCAAGCAAGCCCACAACTCAGAATGTATCACCACTGTCTCTAGCCTGTTGCAGTGACCACATTTGCGAGATTGTAGAACTACTGGTCCGGAAAGGGGCAAGATTTGAAACTGACAAGTCACTGTTGGTCTGTTTTGCCATATATGGATGCTTAAAGTGTGTGCAGTTATTCATCGATTGTGGTGCTGACCTCGATGTGTGTATTGCCGGATTTAATGGTGCGTTACATGTTTTGGCTGTACCACAGTCTTATGAGAGTCATGCTGTTGCCAAGTTACTCCTGGAACATGGTTGTAATGTTGATCTCCCAGACAAAGAGGGTAAAACACCCCTTTCTGTGGCTATACGGACAGGCAACGTTAAAGGTGCTGAGATACTCCTGGAGCATAATGCCAATGTTAATTTGCATTGCATTAAACAAGCCTTGCACACCGCATTTAATTATGGCTGTGTTAACTGTGTAAATGCTATCATTCCAAAACTGGATGATTTATTCTATTTGGACGATGAGGATGGCAGTTCCATTCTAGACATAGCATTGATTAACTCTTCAAGTTATGTTCACAGCCACTGTAACTACACACCAGAAGGGCAGGAATCTTTTATAGATCCCATACCGTACATCAGTAAGCTTCTCATCTATGGTGCACGGACGAGTATCTTCTGGAGCAGTCACTTACGAGACTTGCTTCAAAATCCAAAGCTGTCAATTGAACCCATCGGTGCCGCTGTGAACTCTTTCAGGACCTTTAACCTTGACCTCAGAGGCTGTCCAATCCCAGAAGATAAACTGAAGCAGCATCCAGACTTTTACAAGAAGCTGTTGAATCTCCAGTTTACACCAAGATCGTTGCAACATCAATGCCGTTCATTTCTCACACAGCATCTGAATCACAACTACTATCAGCAAGTGATTCAGTATGACATACCGGCA